One region of Nitrospinota bacterium genomic DNA includes:
- a CDS encoding CDP-alcohol phosphatidyltransferase family protein, which translates to MLRNVFNIQRGGIAHLILFAGNDPKSAAELYNRIIQDPRVTLQLEYIADSQELKQVTQEAGELLFLNGSGLYEKTQIRSAITQKPGAGNNEEHAALVLDNGFLTSLLEFKDGFDFAGLERMREPSVNPTAQNLAGEKKSLRYFPEASHPKISTESDFELEGERILQKSGGLANDSLATRLLSRPVSKLMTRLLINTRFTPNQITVLSFILGLASAGYFFLGGYQMGVMGAGLLLASIWVDGVDGEIARIKFMETEFGGKLDILCDNIVHVAVFFSIGMGLFHVQGGMIYIVLGSLAAVGSLISFLMIGAAVTAGKASASSGKSGKKSDFVDKLANRDFTHFLFVLALLDRLDVFIWLTAVGVNFLSVYLLFLRRKSTRVKTGV; encoded by the coding sequence TTGTTGAGAAATGTCTTCAATATTCAAAGAGGCGGTATTGCGCATCTGATTTTATTTGCGGGCAACGACCCCAAGTCCGCAGCCGAATTGTATAACCGTATCATCCAGGACCCCAGAGTGACGTTGCAACTGGAATATATAGCGGATTCCCAGGAATTGAAGCAGGTCACGCAGGAAGCCGGGGAATTGCTTTTCCTGAATGGATCGGGGCTTTATGAAAAGACCCAAATCCGGTCAGCGATAACCCAAAAGCCGGGCGCCGGGAATAACGAAGAGCATGCCGCCCTTGTTCTCGATAACGGTTTCCTGACCTCCTTGCTGGAATTTAAGGACGGCTTTGACTTTGCCGGGCTGGAGCGGATGCGGGAACCGTCCGTAAACCCCACCGCGCAGAATCTGGCCGGCGAAAAAAAATCCCTGCGGTATTTCCCGGAAGCCAGTCATCCTAAAATCTCCACGGAAAGTGATTTCGAGCTGGAAGGCGAACGCATCCTTCAAAAATCGGGCGGATTGGCCAATGACAGTCTGGCCACCCGGCTGTTGTCGCGCCCGGTTTCCAAATTAATGACGCGGTTGCTGATCAATACCCGGTTCACACCGAACCAGATCACGGTGCTGAGTTTTATTCTGGGGCTTGCGTCGGCAGGGTATTTTTTCCTGGGCGGCTATCAGATGGGGGTGATGGGAGCCGGGTTATTGCTGGCATCCATCTGGGTGGATGGGGTGGACGGCGAAATTGCGCGCATTAAATTCATGGAAACGGAGTTTGGCGGCAAGCTGGATATCCTGTGCGACAACATTGTTCATGTCGCGGTATTTTTCTCCATCGGCATGGGGCTGTTTCATGTGCAGGGCGGGATGATTTACATCGTGCTTGGCTCTCTGGCGGCTGTTGGCAGTCTGATTTCATTTTTAATGATAGGGGCGGCCGTTACCGCAGGCAAGGCGAGTGCCAGTTCTGGGAAGAGCGGCAAGAAAAGCGATTTTGTCGATAAACTGGCCAACCGCGACTTCACCCATTTCCTGTTTGTGCTGGCCCTGCTGGACCGGCTGGATGTGTTTATCTGGCTGACCGCGGTCGGGGTGAATTTTTTATCGGTTTATCTTTTGTTTCTGCGCAGAAAATCGACACGGGTTAAAACCGGGGTTTGA
- a CDS encoding endonuclease, whose translation MYPLLRLLTVLATILLYHPVPAISQVLDDGLFAPSQTISVEIAKKQLKKIYLQGNHPKTLHCGCFFDKIQQVYPEICDHGPKATEDKSLRKILQWVHAVPVATFAKPLKCWDEALCRGDGKGEGVGSRCCNVLSHKFKTRQADMHNLFPAIAGEDGERMESPDEFGGMGEYQFCQDKTTPTSGLRSGARGDIARAYFYMSRQYGLKIAEDMENQLRTWHFTDPPDRWEEERNSLIELEQGNRNPFIDHPEGVEWVKDF comes from the coding sequence ATGTACCCTCTACTGCGTTTATTGACCGTCCTTGCCACCATTTTATTATACCACCCGGTGCCGGCCATTTCGCAAGTGCTGGATGACGGGTTGTTCGCGCCTTCCCAGACGATCAGTGTTGAAATAGCGAAGAAACAATTGAAAAAAATCTATTTACAGGGAAACCACCCCAAGACTCTGCACTGCGGTTGTTTCTTCGACAAGATCCAGCAGGTGTACCCTGAAATTTGCGATCATGGGCCGAAAGCGACTGAAGATAAGAGCCTGCGAAAAATTCTTCAATGGGTGCATGCGGTTCCCGTTGCCACTTTCGCCAAACCTCTGAAATGCTGGGATGAGGCTCTTTGCCGTGGTGATGGAAAGGGAGAGGGCGTCGGTTCCCGTTGCTGTAATGTTCTTTCTCATAAATTCAAGACCCGGCAAGCGGACATGCACAACCTGTTTCCCGCCATCGCCGGAGAGGATGGGGAGCGGATGGAATCCCCCGATGAGTTCGGCGGTATGGGGGAATACCAATTTTGCCAAGATAAAACCACGCCGACGTCAGGCCTGCGGTCGGGCGCTCGGGGCGACATCGCCCGCGCTTATTTTTATATGTCCCGTCAATACGGGTTGAAAATTGCGGAAGACATGGAAAACCAATTGCGGACCTGGCATTTTACGGACCCACCCGACCGTTGGGAAGAGGAGAGAAACTCCCTCATCGAACTGGAGCAGGGCAACCGCAACCCCTTCATCGACCACCCGGAAGGGGTCGAGTGGGTGAAGGATTTTTAA
- the msrP gene encoding protein-methionine-sulfoxide reductase catalytic subunit MsrP, translating into MSQLILPKAWQIPEKDITPEAVFNNRRHFLKLLGFTTAGIAGALFAPSAFAKSAESKLAEKLFAENQTGPLPQVPNLKRNPDYTLRRPMTYESVALKYNNFYEFTAEKDRVWQMINAFKPRPWEIEIGGLVEKPGKYAIDDFIKIFNQEERVYRHRCVETWAMVVPWNGFQMSDLIDKVQPKSNARFVKFTSFDDPDVAPGQQRFRDLPWPYTEALTIKEAMNELTFLATGIYGRTLPAQHGAPIRLVTPWKYGFKSIKSIVRIEFTDTKPATFWNTLIPKEYDFEANVNPDVPHPRWSQRREKMIGTGEVFATQKYNGYGDFVAELYA; encoded by the coding sequence ATGAGCCAACTCATCCTCCCGAAAGCCTGGCAGATCCCCGAAAAAGATATCACCCCGGAAGCCGTGTTCAACAACCGTCGGCATTTTTTGAAATTGCTGGGCTTCACCACCGCCGGCATCGCAGGCGCTTTGTTCGCGCCATCGGCGTTCGCTAAAAGCGCAGAGTCCAAACTGGCGGAAAAATTGTTCGCAGAAAATCAGACCGGCCCCTTGCCCCAAGTGCCCAACTTAAAGCGCAACCCCGACTACACCCTTCGTCGACCGATGACGTACGAAAGCGTGGCTCTCAAATACAATAATTTTTATGAATTCACCGCCGAGAAAGATCGCGTCTGGCAAATGATCAACGCCTTCAAACCGCGGCCCTGGGAAATCGAAATCGGCGGGCTGGTGGAAAAACCCGGCAAATACGCCATCGATGACTTTATAAAAATCTTTAATCAGGAAGAGCGCGTGTACCGCCACCGCTGTGTGGAGACCTGGGCGATGGTCGTCCCGTGGAATGGCTTCCAGATGTCGGATCTGATCGATAAAGTGCAACCGAAATCAAACGCCCGTTTTGTCAAGTTCACCAGTTTCGATGATCCCGACGTCGCACCAGGACAACAACGTTTCCGCGACCTGCCCTGGCCCTACACCGAAGCCCTGACGATAAAAGAAGCGATGAACGAATTGACCTTCCTCGCCACGGGAATATACGGGCGCACCCTGCCCGCCCAGCACGGCGCGCCGATCCGTCTGGTGACGCCGTGGAAATACGGGTTCAAGAGTATCAAGTCCATCGTCAGGATCGAATTCACCGATACCAAACCCGCAACCTTCTGGAACACCCTGATTCCGAAGGAATATGATTTTGAGGCCAACGTCAACCCGGATGTCCCGCATCCGCGCTGGTCGCAACGGCGGGAAAAAATGATCGGCACCGGAGAAGTCTTCGCCACGCAGAAATACAACGGCTACGGGGATTTCGTCGCCGAACTTTATGCGTAA
- a CDS encoding sulfatase translates to MQKIKTNSPNLSLLWPSVSLAIALVIIKATYVKLSNSWNIWDLDVSWDVYFDWIYLTWAACISQSDLLFALGAGLLGELALRFTSAYRWISKNIFYGFILFGAFCVAYAVIGRQIYAYFGAQITANLFALGAGGDVSKLQSSVLPYATPSVLVALIGAPILYLLSVWGLCRASRDWSFKRLSYIYAVGFGGTVLWFCLGFQIVGSKWFSAQDRYIVENPHWVMLKSTLPEFMGAKSSLLAIEFPPDDMLDFNGPISSKAATHSDPLVKKLRARPIKNVILIVLESVGAHYLTVYDKDSPVTPRLAAETKNAVVFDSYYTPVGWTAFALTSILHATPPPLKSYDNQPSFRLANIPTPSVATVLRERGYQTVFLASGDPQWASKGMFDNGDFQLVKTELELAPTKRNTSWGVRDKYLFDEIRQFLDGKGNDSQPFFMVAWTDQTHHPYSLGNDEKNKTKDDLQRYLSILNEVDGYIGGLLDYLKKQNLADDTLVVITGDHGEAFHQIHNTKGHGFSVYDEEVKVPLILWNPRLIPDGYRIPTVGSHVDLAPTLLDMLGEPSPAE, encoded by the coding sequence ATGCAAAAAATAAAAACTAATTCACCAAATCTATCACTGCTATGGCCTTCTGTCAGCCTGGCCATCGCTCTGGTCATCATCAAGGCGACGTATGTGAAACTTTCCAACTCCTGGAATATCTGGGATTTGGACGTGTCATGGGATGTGTATTTTGACTGGATCTATCTCACCTGGGCGGCTTGTATTTCACAGTCGGATTTACTGTTTGCCCTCGGAGCGGGACTGTTGGGGGAACTGGCTCTGCGTTTCACTTCTGCGTATCGATGGATTTCCAAAAACATATTTTATGGTTTCATTTTATTTGGGGCCTTTTGCGTTGCGTATGCTGTGATTGGCCGACAAATATACGCCTACTTTGGCGCTCAGATAACGGCAAATCTTTTCGCTTTAGGAGCGGGTGGCGATGTTTCAAAACTTCAGTCATCCGTTCTTCCATATGCGACTCCTTCGGTTCTGGTGGCTTTGATCGGAGCGCCCATTCTCTATTTGCTGAGCGTCTGGGGACTGTGCCGCGCCTCGCGTGACTGGTCTTTTAAACGCTTGTCCTACATATATGCCGTTGGTTTCGGGGGAACGGTGCTTTGGTTTTGCCTTGGGTTCCAAATTGTCGGTAGCAAGTGGTTCTCTGCTCAAGACAGGTATATCGTTGAAAATCCGCACTGGGTAATGCTCAAGTCAACGTTGCCGGAATTCATGGGGGCAAAGTCCAGCCTCCTGGCAATTGAATTTCCGCCTGATGACATGTTGGATTTCAACGGCCCCATATCATCTAAAGCCGCGACCCATTCCGATCCCCTGGTGAAAAAATTGCGAGCCCGCCCCATTAAGAATGTCATTCTAATCGTTCTTGAATCGGTGGGCGCCCATTACCTGACCGTCTATGATAAGGATTCCCCCGTCACCCCCCGTTTGGCGGCTGAGACAAAAAATGCGGTGGTATTTGACAGTTACTACACCCCCGTTGGTTGGACGGCTTTTGCGTTGACTTCGATTCTGCATGCGACGCCTCCTCCGTTGAAATCTTATGATAATCAACCAAGCTTTCGGCTTGCAAATATTCCGACCCCATCTGTTGCTACTGTTTTGCGTGAGCGCGGTTACCAGACTGTGTTTCTGGCATCGGGTGATCCACAATGGGCCAGTAAGGGCATGTTCGATAACGGCGATTTTCAACTGGTCAAGACCGAGCTGGAACTGGCGCCTACAAAGCGCAATACCTCGTGGGGCGTGAGAGACAAGTATCTGTTTGACGAAATCCGTCAGTTTCTGGATGGCAAAGGCAATGACAGCCAGCCATTTTTTATGGTCGCGTGGACCGATCAGACGCATCATCCTTATTCATTGGGCAATGATGAAAAAAACAAGACCAAAGATGATCTACAGCGGTATCTGTCGATCTTGAATGAGGTCGATGGATATATTGGCGGGCTTCTGGATTATCTTAAAAAGCAAAACCTGGCAGACGATACTCTGGTTGTCATAACTGGAGACCATGGAGAAGCTTTTCACCAGATTCATAACACCAAAGGACATGGTTTTTCTGTTTACGATGAGGAAGTTAAAGTGCCGCTCATATTATGGAATCCGCGTTTGATCCCTGATGGATATCGAATACCCACAGTCGGATCGCATGTGGATTTGGCGCCTACCCTGCTGGATATGCTGGGAGAGCCTTCACCTGCTGAGTAA
- a CDS encoding type II toxin-antitoxin system RelE/ParE family toxin: MEIKEYLYADGSSPFADWFDGLDVQAALKVNTHLTRLGNGNLSSVKSVGSGVHECRVDWGPGYRVYLGKDGEKLVILLGGGTKKRQQKDIDQAKELWQEYKKRKKEP, encoded by the coding sequence ATGGAGATAAAAGAATACCTTTATGCCGACGGTAGCAGTCCTTTTGCTGATTGGTTTGATGGGCTGGATGTTCAAGCCGCGCTGAAAGTGAATACCCATCTCACGCGACTAGGCAACGGAAATCTTTCCAGTGTAAAAAGCGTCGGAAGCGGTGTTCATGAATGCCGGGTTGACTGGGGACCGGGATACCGCGTCTATTTGGGTAAAGACGGTGAAAAGCTGGTTATCTTGCTTGGTGGCGGTACCAAGAAGCGTCAGCAAAAAGATATTGATCAGGCAAAGGAACTTTGGCAGGAATATAAAAAGCGTAAAAAGGAGCCGTAG
- a CDS encoding NTP transferase domain-containing protein: protein MTENFIAGKTQKGSKKCLIIAAGKGMRLRSRGASKPLTPIFGIPLIERVVMTAMEAGANEFFVVTGYQADALQAFLQDLSHRLGIRITPIANEDWEKENGLSVLKGQPYFQEPFLLLMADHLFDPAIARDLMSYPLGDKEIALGVDRNTSNPLIDLQDVTRVKTADDNILAIGKGIKDFDAFDTGIFYCQPALFNALEQCSKENGDTTLSGAIQILARDNRAKAVDIANRFWIDVDDPNAFKLAENALLSEIEDSASTVVVPSKSAAEPSRKN, encoded by the coding sequence ATGACGGAAAACTTCATTGCCGGAAAAACTCAGAAAGGATCCAAAAAATGCCTGATCATCGCCGCCGGCAAGGGCATGCGATTGCGCTCCAGGGGTGCCAGTAAACCGTTGACCCCCATTTTTGGCATCCCGCTGATCGAACGGGTCGTAATGACCGCGATGGAAGCCGGAGCCAATGAGTTTTTTGTGGTCACCGGATATCAGGCCGATGCGCTTCAGGCTTTTCTGCAGGATCTTTCGCATCGTCTGGGAATCCGCATCACCCCGATTGCCAATGAGGACTGGGAAAAAGAAAACGGCCTTTCGGTTCTCAAAGGACAACCTTATTTCCAGGAGCCCTTTTTACTGCTGATGGCGGACCACTTGTTTGACCCGGCCATCGCCAGAGATTTGATGTCTTACCCCCTGGGAGATAAAGAAATCGCCCTCGGCGTCGACCGCAACACCAGCAACCCGCTGATTGATTTGCAGGATGTCACCCGCGTAAAAACAGCTGATGACAATATTCTGGCAATCGGCAAGGGGATCAAAGATTTTGACGCGTTTGACACCGGCATTTTCTACTGCCAACCAGCCTTATTCAACGCCCTGGAGCAGTGTTCCAAGGAAAATGGCGACACCACTTTGTCCGGAGCCATTCAAATCCTTGCACGGGATAACCGGGCCAAGGCCGTTGATATCGCCAACCGGTTCTGGATTGACGTGGATGACCCAAACGCCTTCAAGCTGGCGGAAAATGCCCTCCTGTCCGAAATTGAAGATTCGGCCTCGACCGTTGTGGTACCCTCAAAAAGTGCGGCGGAACCCTCCAGGAAAAATTAA